In Marinicauda algicola, one DNA window encodes the following:
- a CDS encoding methyltransferase domain-containing protein, with the protein MADGKMKSEDAAQTRSRSSKRSRGEAKADSSFASDTQKAGKKSRSQSSRASKSKKKGNSTRAAKRAETSGSVDTSKSRSGAASAAPAKAGSAAKAGKRSKAEENAGDARKSRATAKKGAGTASGRTRSPAKAGTASKPPRAPSGAKGAAVEAADRAGAKPNGPLALSLDQPGNLEGIEATGERFIPGSNMSTEVMLEHMHRYVAAAELCRERHVLDIASGSGYGSFLLGQTAASVLGVDVDHAAIRDAQRVFASDTVSFRRGSAEAIPAGDNSFDCVVSFETIEHIEAHDQFLTEIRRVLKPGGLLIMSSPDKVIYNAAQPEPNPYHLKELTEHEFRSLLARYFENVSIARQRVTVASVLASDEDEAGTLRFGGQRSDQGRIEVSRILPESPYLIALCSDLELPKLPTGLFEGVRRINPIASLEGGVAERDARIVSQMREIEELRQAEERIRSEIDTEKARLEGERQQLKKDYQDRDAEMRRRKDMADADFARKRKEIENELRLLGREREVWEKEKAQRDSRYETQIEALDREVRRLTQSLGIAEGELAELTRERLDLAVKLADSQARLESRSERAEELSARAAKLEEALVRARSEFEDRTRQLRETEGERDALKAQIGEAVDRVQQLETAMQDREQALNALAQERETLRQEAVEAAERIERLEASGREREEALNALAQERETLRQETVEAAERIERLEASGREREEALNALAQERETLRQEIVEAAERLEASGRERDEAQRRNDDLASALVDAQRERDEREAQLSALQDDVAKVRQRHESDLRALDAANAEAARLGERARRAAELEQEIIQLWASDARRRTLRRAGRYLARKGQAGRAAALLSGLYQPGLLVRPLRAISVLNQAKVLERSSLFDADFYRSTYPDVASRGEDPVLHYLLRGADEGRNPGPDFSTRRYLSQNPDVASSGLNPLYHFIKFGVNENRSTGLLSRPPGPVADQGAEPPAEEVYSYEIRPDDIVKSEVQAGENFLSAHALLGDAPRFGAAVEELARLRPSYVTTPETVPAVSIVIPVYGQLAYTLNCLSSLAGHHSGHGAEIIVVDDSSIDETPTYLPQIPWIRYVRQPKNGGFIASCNRGAAEARGQTLVFLNNDTRVVPGWLDELIGSFSLFPDAGLVGSKLFYPDGSLQEAGGIVWRDGSAWNYGRNDDPGRPEYCYARQVDYCSGASIAVPRTVWDEVGGFDGEYYERSYCEDSDLAFQIRATGRETWFQPLSRVVHYEGKTSGTDLGGGEKAYQVRNQKKFFDRWSVVLERHAPNGVEPFLESDRPRKGLALVFDANTPRPDHDAGSITALSYLDSYLAMGLRPVFAAQDNFLYLGRYTRDMQRRGIMVVYSPYYKTVESVIALARTKDALVQAFRHQVGEAVIRPLRDARPDIPFIFHNSDLHFQRMQREASLTGDSELFSRAEQVKARELQMFRAADCNIVHTPEEAKTLNDLEAGLNVQVLPHVYPVHGTQTEFSRRFDIAFLGGYRHPPNVDAVRWFAQSIWPQLKARLGGARFLAIGAEPPPELLSLQADDFVVTGRVDDLRPYLDSVRVFVAPLRYGAGLKAKVATALSYGVPSVVTSVAAEGMELAAEREVLIADEAGAFCDAVERLYNDEALWKYMSVAGQNFVQRNYSEWKARKKVLQIVSSARRNRNARQVQEK; encoded by the coding sequence ATGGCTGACGGAAAGATGAAGAGCGAAGACGCCGCGCAAACCCGATCGCGTTCGAGCAAGCGCTCGCGCGGCGAAGCGAAGGCCGATTCCAGTTTCGCTTCAGATACCCAGAAGGCCGGCAAGAAGTCCAGGTCCCAATCCTCGCGCGCGTCCAAATCTAAGAAGAAGGGCAATTCGACGCGCGCTGCGAAGCGCGCCGAGACGTCCGGAAGCGTCGACACGTCCAAGTCCCGTTCCGGCGCGGCTTCGGCTGCGCCCGCGAAAGCCGGTTCGGCGGCGAAGGCAGGCAAGCGGTCCAAGGCTGAGGAGAATGCCGGAGACGCCAGGAAGTCTCGTGCCACAGCCAAGAAGGGCGCAGGCACCGCCAGCGGACGCACGCGAAGCCCGGCCAAGGCTGGCACTGCGTCGAAGCCGCCGCGCGCCCCCTCCGGCGCGAAAGGCGCGGCCGTCGAGGCGGCGGATCGAGCCGGGGCAAAGCCCAACGGGCCCCTCGCGCTCTCGCTGGACCAGCCCGGTAACCTCGAAGGCATCGAGGCCACCGGTGAGCGCTTCATTCCCGGTTCGAACATGTCGACCGAAGTCATGCTCGAGCACATGCACCGCTATGTCGCCGCAGCCGAGCTGTGCCGGGAAAGGCATGTTCTCGATATCGCCTCCGGCTCGGGTTACGGCTCTTTCCTGCTGGGTCAGACCGCCGCCTCGGTGCTCGGCGTCGATGTCGATCACGCCGCGATCAGGGATGCCCAGCGGGTCTTTGCTAGCGATACGGTCTCGTTCCGTAGAGGCTCGGCCGAAGCCATACCCGCCGGCGACAACAGCTTCGACTGCGTCGTGAGCTTCGAAACCATCGAGCACATCGAGGCTCACGATCAGTTCCTGACGGAAATCCGAAGGGTCTTGAAGCCGGGCGGCCTCCTCATCATGAGTTCGCCTGACAAGGTGATCTACAACGCCGCTCAGCCCGAACCGAACCCATACCACCTCAAGGAACTCACCGAGCACGAGTTCCGCAGCCTGCTTGCCAGGTATTTCGAGAACGTCTCGATCGCGCGGCAGCGCGTCACCGTCGCTTCGGTGCTCGCGAGCGATGAGGACGAAGCCGGGACCTTGCGCTTTGGCGGCCAGCGCTCGGATCAGGGCCGGATCGAAGTCAGCCGGATCCTGCCCGAAAGCCCCTATTTGATCGCGTTGTGTTCCGATCTCGAACTACCCAAGCTGCCCACGGGGCTCTTCGAAGGGGTCCGCAGGATCAATCCCATCGCCTCTCTCGAGGGGGGCGTCGCGGAGCGCGATGCGCGCATCGTGTCCCAGATGCGCGAGATCGAAGAGCTGCGGCAGGCCGAAGAGCGAATCCGCTCGGAGATCGACACGGAAAAGGCACGGCTAGAAGGCGAGCGCCAACAGCTGAAAAAGGACTATCAGGACCGCGACGCCGAGATGCGTCGGCGTAAGGACATGGCGGATGCCGATTTCGCCCGCAAGAGGAAGGAGATCGAGAATGAACTTCGGCTCTTGGGGCGCGAACGCGAGGTCTGGGAAAAGGAAAAGGCGCAACGCGACTCCCGATATGAAACCCAGATCGAGGCGCTCGATCGCGAGGTCAGGCGGCTGACCCAGTCGCTTGGTATCGCGGAGGGCGAACTCGCGGAGCTGACCCGGGAAAGACTCGACCTGGCCGTCAAGCTCGCGGATTCCCAGGCCCGGCTCGAGAGCCGGTCGGAGAGGGCGGAGGAACTGAGCGCTCGTGCGGCGAAGCTTGAGGAGGCCCTGGTACGGGCGCGAAGCGAGTTCGAGGATCGAACTCGCCAGCTTCGCGAGACCGAGGGCGAGCGCGATGCATTGAAAGCCCAGATCGGGGAGGCCGTCGACCGTGTCCAGCAACTCGAAACCGCGATGCAGGACCGCGAGCAGGCCCTGAACGCGCTGGCGCAGGAGCGCGAGACCCTGCGCCAGGAGGCCGTCGAGGCTGCCGAACGCATCGAGCGCCTGGAGGCGAGCGGGCGCGAGCGCGAAGAGGCCCTGAACGCGCTGGCGCAGGAGCGCGAGACCCTGCGCCAGGAGACCGTCGAGGCTGCCGAACGCATCGAGCGCCTGGAGGCGAGCGGGCGCGAGCGCGAAGAGGCCCTGAACGCGCTGGCGCAGGAGCGCGAGACCCTGCGCCAGGAGATCGTCGAGGCTGCCGAACGCCTAGAGGCAAGCGGCCGCGAGCGGGACGAGGCGCAGCGCCGCAATGACGATCTCGCATCGGCACTGGTCGACGCGCAGCGCGAGAGAGACGAACGCGAGGCGCAGCTAAGTGCCCTCCAAGATGATGTCGCCAAGGTCCGTCAGCGCCACGAATCCGATCTCAGGGCGCTCGATGCCGCAAATGCCGAGGCCGCACGGCTCGGCGAGCGAGCGCGCCGTGCGGCCGAGCTGGAGCAGGAGATCATCCAGCTTTGGGCCAGTGATGCGCGCCGGCGCACGCTGCGCCGTGCCGGCCGCTATCTGGCCCGCAAGGGCCAGGCCGGAAGGGCCGCGGCCCTGCTCAGCGGACTCTACCAGCCCGGCCTTCTCGTCCGGCCCTTGCGGGCGATATCTGTTCTCAATCAGGCCAAGGTCCTGGAACGGAGTTCGCTCTTCGATGCGGACTTTTACCGCAGCACCTATCCCGACGTGGCCAGCCGCGGCGAGGACCCCGTGCTCCACTATCTGCTTCGCGGAGCGGACGAGGGCAGGAATCCCGGTCCGGATTTTTCCACGCGGCGCTATCTCAGTCAGAATCCCGATGTCGCCAGCAGCGGTCTGAACCCGCTCTACCACTTCATCAAATTCGGTGTGAACGAGAACCGGTCCACCGGTCTGTTGTCGCGCCCTCCCGGCCCCGTTGCCGATCAGGGCGCGGAACCGCCGGCCGAGGAAGTCTATTCCTACGAGATCCGCCCGGACGATATCGTGAAGAGCGAAGTCCAGGCGGGAGAAAATTTCCTGAGCGCTCACGCCCTGCTTGGCGACGCGCCGCGGTTCGGCGCCGCCGTAGAGGAGCTGGCGCGTCTGCGTCCGTCCTATGTCACCACCCCCGAAACCGTGCCGGCCGTCTCGATCGTCATCCCGGTCTACGGTCAGCTGGCCTATACCTTGAACTGCTTGTCCTCGCTCGCGGGCCATCATAGCGGCCACGGCGCCGAAATCATCGTCGTCGACGACTCCTCGATCGATGAAACCCCGACCTATCTGCCGCAAATCCCCTGGATCCGGTATGTCCGTCAGCCAAAGAACGGGGGCTTCATCGCGTCGTGCAACCGCGGCGCCGCCGAGGCGCGCGGCCAGACGCTGGTTTTCCTGAACAACGACACGCGCGTCGTGCCGGGCTGGCTCGACGAGTTGATCGGCTCGTTCTCGCTGTTCCCCGATGCCGGTCTGGTCGGTTCGAAGCTCTTCTATCCCGACGGCAGCCTGCAGGAAGCCGGCGGTATCGTATGGCGTGACGGTTCGGCCTGGAATTACGGGCGAAACGACGATCCGGGACGTCCCGAATACTGCTACGCGCGCCAGGTCGATTACTGTTCGGGGGCCTCGATCGCGGTTCCGCGCACGGTATGGGACGAAGTCGGTGGCTTCGACGGGGAGTACTACGAACGCTCCTATTGCGAGGATTCAGACCTCGCCTTCCAGATCCGCGCAACCGGGCGCGAGACTTGGTTCCAGCCCCTCTCGCGCGTCGTTCACTACGAAGGCAAGACGTCCGGTACGGATCTGGGCGGCGGCGAGAAGGCCTACCAGGTCAGAAACCAGAAGAAATTCTTCGACCGCTGGTCCGTCGTGCTCGAGCGGCATGCCCCGAACGGCGTGGAGCCATTCCTGGAGTCGGACAGGCCCCGCAAGGGCCTGGCTCTGGTGTTCGACGCGAACACGCCACGCCCCGATCATGACGCGGGATCCATCACCGCGCTGAGCTATCTTGATTCCTATCTCGCCATGGGCTTGCGGCCGGTCTTCGCGGCCCAGGACAATTTCCTTTACCTGGGCCGCTATACGCGCGACATGCAGCGGCGCGGGATCATGGTCGTGTACTCGCCCTACTACAAGACGGTGGAAAGCGTGATCGCGCTTGCGCGCACGAAGGATGCGCTGGTCCAGGCCTTCCGCCATCAGGTCGGCGAGGCCGTCATCCGGCCCCTTCGCGATGCGAGGCCGGATATTCCCTTCATCTTCCACAACTCGGATCTGCACTTTCAGAGAATGCAGCGCGAAGCGAGTCTGACCGGGGATTCCGAGCTGTTCTCGCGCGCCGAGCAGGTCAAGGCCAGGGAATTGCAGATGTTCCGGGCTGCGGACTGCAACATCGTCCATACGCCGGAGGAGGCGAAAACTCTCAACGATCTCGAAGCCGGGCTCAATGTGCAGGTTCTGCCGCACGTCTATCCGGTTCACGGGACGCAAACCGAGTTCTCCAGGCGCTTCGATATCGCCTTTCTCGGCGGCTATCGTCATCCGCCCAATGTCGACGCGGTGCGCTGGTTCGCGCAGTCCATCTGGCCGCAGCTGAAGGCAAGGCTCGGCGGTGCACGTTTCCTGGCCATCGGCGCGGAGCCACCGCCGGAACTGCTTTCGCTGCAGGCCGACGATTTCGTGGTGACGGGGCGGGTGGACGATCTGCGTCCCTATCTGGATTCGGTCCGCGTCTTCGTCGCTCCCCTGCGTTACGGCGCGGGGCTGAAGGCGAAAGTCGCCACGGCCCTGTCCTACGGGGTGCCCTCGGTCGTCACATCCGTCGCGGCGGAGGGTATGGAGCTCGCGGCCGAGCGTGAAGTGCTCATTGCCGACGAGGCCGGGGCGTTCTGCGACGCCGTCGAGCGGCTGTACAATGATGAAGCGCTCTGGAAGTACATGTCGGTGGCCGGCCAAAATTTCGTGCAGCGCAACTATTCCGAGTGGAAAGCCCGGAAGAAGGTTCTGCAAATCGTCTCATCCGCGCGGCGAAACCGCAACGCACGCCAGGTTCAGGAAAAGTAG
- a CDS encoding class I SAM-dependent methyltransferase, translating to MKECSKFVLRRSNDKKFACKYLVGDGVDIGGEPDPLALYRTVFPLITSVKTWDLGDGDAQFMAGVEDGRYDFVFSSHCLEHLRDPFEGLKNWLRVVKPGGHIVFMIPEEDMYERGVWPSTHNRDHKRTFTVFKEKSWSPDTTNVLDLVKSLGAYADLRHLQVIDQTYHQDWPRYDQTLTPVTEAAIEVVIRKRTDEEVQAGGRHLTQSEQPSPFVRRYLNQYKADHEVLKRHTDKDKLFSDESEV from the coding sequence ATGAAAGAGTGTAGCAAGTTCGTCCTTCGCCGATCGAACGACAAGAAGTTCGCGTGCAAGTATCTCGTCGGAGACGGCGTGGACATCGGCGGCGAACCCGATCCGCTCGCCCTGTATCGCACCGTCTTTCCGCTGATTACCAGCGTGAAGACCTGGGATCTCGGCGATGGCGACGCCCAGTTCATGGCCGGCGTGGAAGACGGCCGCTACGACTTCGTGTTCTCCAGCCATTGCCTCGAGCATCTGCGCGATCCCTTCGAGGGACTGAAGAACTGGTTGCGCGTGGTGAAGCCGGGCGGACACATCGTCTTCATGATCCCCGAGGAGGACATGTACGAGCGGGGCGTATGGCCCAGCACCCACAACCGCGACCACAAGCGCACCTTCACGGTCTTCAAGGAGAAGAGCTGGAGCCCGGATACCACCAATGTGCTCGATCTCGTGAAATCGCTCGGAGCGTATGCGGATCTGCGCCATCTGCAGGTCATCGACCAGACCTACCACCAGGACTGGCCGCGGTACGATCAGACGCTGACGCCGGTGACCGAAGCCGCCATCGAAGTGGTCATCCGCAAGCGCACGGACGAGGAAGTTCAGGCCGGCGGACGCCATCTGACGCAGTCCGAGCAGCCGAGCCCGTTTGTGAGGCGCTATCTCAACCAGTACAAGGCCGATCATGAGGTGCTGAAGCGTCATACCGACAAGGACAAGCTGTTCTCCGACGAGTCCGAGGTTTGA
- a CDS encoding ABC transporter permease translates to MFRRFSRTLELVVSFSSREIEGRYRFSFLGLIWLVAVPVIMLVMFAFVFSVIFQARWPNIEIESRSAFAVILFVGLATHSFVSEAITRAPSAIVANAGLICRTAVPPEVPPLSAFLVALIGFVLNALVILVAYLVVFWPGSWTGVLAVPAALPMLPLVLGLVLLLAAGGVYVRDLVHLIGPVSMALLFLCPIFYSLENVPESMRDALLFNPLTIPVLNMRAALFGTEGAGVMLTMLHTVCSVLVMGIGAGAFLALKRGFDDRL, encoded by the coding sequence ATGTTCAGAAGGTTCTCGCGGACACTGGAACTGGTGGTCTCCTTCTCGAGCCGCGAGATCGAGGGGCGTTACCGATTCAGTTTTCTCGGCCTGATCTGGCTCGTCGCCGTGCCGGTGATCATGCTGGTGATGTTCGCATTCGTCTTCAGCGTGATTTTCCAGGCACGCTGGCCGAATATCGAGATCGAGTCCCGCTCCGCCTTCGCCGTGATCCTCTTCGTGGGCCTTGCCACGCACAGCTTCGTTTCAGAAGCGATCACCCGCGCGCCCTCCGCGATCGTCGCCAATGCGGGGCTCATCTGCCGAACGGCGGTCCCGCCGGAAGTGCCGCCCTTGAGCGCATTTCTCGTCGCGCTGATCGGCTTCGTGCTCAACGCGTTAGTGATCCTGGTGGCCTATCTGGTCGTGTTCTGGCCGGGCAGCTGGACCGGCGTTCTGGCCGTTCCCGCGGCGTTGCCGATGCTTCCGCTGGTGCTCGGCCTCGTGCTGTTGCTCGCGGCGGGCGGAGTTTACGTGCGCGACCTCGTTCATCTGATCGGTCCGGTTTCCATGGCCTTGCTTTTTCTTTGCCCGATCTTCTATTCCCTAGAGAATGTTCCAGAATCCATGCGTGACGCGCTCCTGTTCAACCCGCTGACGATACCCGTGCTCAACATGCGCGCGGCGCTGTTCGGAACCGAGGGCGCCGGGGTGATGCTGACCATGCTGCACACCGTCTGCAGCGTCCTCGTGATGGGGATCGGCGCTGGGGCGTTTCTCGCACTCAAGAGAGGCTTTGATGACCGACTCTGA
- a CDS encoding ABC transporter ATP-binding protein produces MTDSDLLIDAKGLGKRYDIKARAQGRPGFLARLAGKAGGSADTGKDGFWAVREVDFTVRRGEAVAIIGRNGAGKSTLLRMIAGLANPTEGEIEVNGRVAALLDLGAGLDPNFTGRENIELAASILGMTRSEVRDAFDSIIAFAEIGDFIDQPVKTYSSGMMARLGFAIAAHAKADILIVDEVLAVGDAAFQQKCMRFIRRFTQTGALLFVSHDASTVTSLCQRALWLESGYVRAYGEAAEVTQHFLAALAEEASGEEGFRIKGERRRPPKRFPEAHNDVRDQILRDSDKRNRIEVFEFDPDSAHYGAGGATIEDVVLLSLDGKRLHSALGGEDVILRISGRAEKDLSRIILGFYLKNKLGQYLFGDNTFLTTANDPVSVAKGEAFEAEFQFRLPYLPTGDYAFNAAIATGTQMEHVTQYWMDDALFLKVEAAHFRNSLVGIPMARIELRAGNSAG; encoded by the coding sequence ATGACCGACTCTGATCTTCTGATCGACGCGAAAGGGCTCGGTAAGCGATACGACATCAAGGCCCGCGCTCAGGGCCGTCCTGGGTTTCTGGCCCGGCTGGCCGGCAAGGCGGGCGGTTCTGCCGACACGGGCAAGGACGGCTTCTGGGCCGTGCGCGAGGTGGACTTCACCGTCCGGCGCGGCGAAGCGGTGGCGATCATCGGGCGCAATGGCGCGGGCAAGTCGACGCTGCTGCGCATGATCGCCGGCCTTGCCAACCCGACCGAAGGCGAGATCGAGGTCAATGGCCGTGTCGCGGCGCTGCTCGATCTGGGCGCAGGTCTCGATCCCAATTTCACCGGGCGTGAGAATATCGAGCTGGCCGCATCGATCCTGGGCATGACCCGGAGCGAAGTCAGAGACGCTTTCGACAGCATCATCGCCTTCGCGGAGATCGGCGATTTCATCGATCAGCCGGTGAAGACCTATTCCAGCGGCATGATGGCGCGGCTGGGATTCGCGATCGCGGCGCACGCCAAGGCGGACATACTGATCGTCGACGAAGTGCTGGCGGTCGGCGATGCCGCCTTCCAGCAGAAATGCATGCGCTTCATCCGCAGATTTACGCAGACCGGCGCGCTTCTTTTCGTCTCCCACGACGCGTCGACGGTGACCAGTCTGTGCCAGCGCGCCCTCTGGCTCGAAAGCGGGTATGTGCGCGCCTACGGAGAGGCCGCCGAGGTCACGCAGCACTTTCTGGCGGCGCTGGCCGAGGAGGCCTCCGGCGAGGAGGGGTTCAGGATCAAGGGCGAGCGCCGCCGGCCGCCGAAAAGATTTCCCGAAGCGCACAACGACGTGCGCGACCAGATCCTGCGCGATTCCGACAAGCGAAACCGGATCGAGGTGTTCGAGTTCGATCCGGACTCCGCCCATTACGGCGCGGGTGGCGCCACGATCGAGGATGTCGTCCTGCTGTCGCTCGACGGCAAGCGCCTTCACAGCGCTCTGGGCGGCGAAGACGTCATCCTGCGAATCTCGGGTCGTGCCGAAAAGGACCTCTCCCGGATCATTCTCGGCTTCTACCTGAAGAACAAGCTCGGCCAGTATCTGTTCGGCGACAACACCTTCCTGACGACGGCGAACGATCCGGTATCGGTCGCGAAGGGCGAGGCCTTCGAAGCCGAGTTCCAGTTCAGGCTGCCTTACCTGCCGACCGGCGATTACGCCTTCAATGCCGCGATCGCAACGGGGACGCAGATGGAGCACGTCACGCAATACTGGATGGACGACGCCTTGTTCCTCAAGGTCGAGGCCGCCCACTTCCGCAACAGCCTCGTCGGCATTCCGATGGCGCGGATCGAACTTCGCGCGGGCAATTCGGCAGGCTAG
- a CDS encoding D-glycero-alpha-D-manno-heptose-1,7-bisphosphate 7-phosphatase encodes MTGRSAIFLDRDGVLNVDHGYTHDPASLQWQPGAREAMALIKQAGYLAIVVTNQAGIGRGYYTEAQMHAFHEAMNRDLARHGCAIDAFYFCAYHPEASRPEFRHRDHPDRKPNPGMILKAIADWGIDPARSLLIGDRDTDVTAARRAGVAGHIYQGGRLDDLIRGLLPGRPASGSGR; translated from the coding sequence TTGACCGGACGATCGGCCATCTTCCTCGACCGCGACGGCGTTCTGAACGTCGATCATGGATATACGCACGATCCGGCCTCGCTGCAGTGGCAACCCGGCGCGCGCGAGGCCATGGCCCTCATCAAGCAAGCCGGATACCTGGCCATCGTCGTGACGAACCAGGCCGGCATCGGGCGCGGCTATTACACCGAGGCGCAGATGCATGCCTTCCACGAGGCGATGAACCGCGACCTCGCGCGGCACGGCTGTGCGATCGATGCGTTCTACTTCTGCGCCTATCACCCCGAGGCATCACGGCCCGAGTTCCGCCATCGCGATCATCCCGACCGCAAACCGAACCCCGGCATGATCCTGAAGGCCATCGCAGACTGGGGCATCGATCCGGCTCGAAGCCTGCTCATCGGCGATCGCGACACCGACGTGACCGCAGCCCGGCGCGCCGGGGTCGCCGGTCATATCTACCAGGGCGGCCGGCTGGACGACCTGATTCGCGGCCTGCTGCCGGGCCGGCCTGCAAGCGGCTCCGGCCGCTAG
- a CDS encoding AGE family epimerase/isomerase has product MTATIEHAGTATLPFDEVRRWVFQDALPLWSTTGFDSRAGVFRERLALDGSIEDPGFRRIRVIARQIYVFSHAATIGFAPEGLACAERSFAYLADRAWLGPDKGWARRLTLAGEVEDGTADLYDLAFVLFALAWLVRAGAGGQRARDLLTATHNFLLSRMRHPDGYGFLEAADADRTLREQNPHMHVLESLVAAAQATGERRFIDSAAQVVDLFRSRILDPQTGALREFFGPQWSHRIDETGRLTEPGHQMEWVWLLNQYEQVSGEDMSGPIDLLFGFADRYGIDQETGLTYDGVRDDGAVVKPTFRSWPQTETLKALLARFERTGEFDIARMTAVLSNIREHYLDRTPAGIWFDQLDGERRPVSAFTPASTLYHVFLAYAEFLRLEPSLRKAASALR; this is encoded by the coding sequence ATGACGGCCACGATTGAACACGCGGGAACGGCCACCTTGCCGTTCGACGAGGTGCGTCGCTGGGTCTTCCAGGACGCGCTGCCGCTCTGGAGCACGACCGGGTTCGACAGCCGCGCCGGGGTGTTCCGGGAACGCCTGGCTCTGGACGGCTCGATCGAGGACCCCGGGTTCCGGCGCATCCGCGTGATCGCCCGGCAGATCTACGTCTTCTCCCATGCCGCCACGATCGGCTTCGCGCCCGAGGGCCTGGCCTGCGCGGAACGCAGCTTTGCCTACCTCGCCGACCGCGCCTGGCTCGGGCCAGACAAGGGCTGGGCCCGCCGCCTGACCCTGGCCGGTGAGGTGGAAGACGGAACGGCGGACCTGTACGACCTTGCCTTCGTGCTGTTCGCGCTGGCCTGGCTGGTGCGCGCAGGCGCGGGCGGGCAGCGTGCGCGCGACCTGCTCACGGCGACGCATAACTTCCTGCTCTCGCGCATGCGCCATCCGGACGGCTACGGCTTTCTGGAAGCCGCCGACGCGGACCGGACGCTGCGCGAGCAGAACCCGCACATGCATGTCCTGGAATCCCTGGTTGCCGCGGCCCAGGCGACCGGAGAAAGACGCTTCATCGACAGCGCCGCGCAAGTCGTCGACCTGTTCCGGTCCCGGATTCTCGATCCGCAAACGGGGGCGCTGCGTGAATTCTTCGGACCGCAATGGAGCCACAGGATCGACGAGACGGGACGCCTGACCGAACCCGGCCACCAGATGGAGTGGGTCTGGCTGCTGAATCAGTACGAACAGGTCTCCGGCGAAGACATGAGCGGCCCAATCGACCTGCTATTCGGATTCGCCGACCGGTACGGCATCGATCAGGAGACCGGTCTGACCTATGACGGCGTGCGCGACGACGGCGCCGTGGTCAAGCCGACCTTCCGGTCCTGGCCGCAGACCGAGACGCTGAAGGCGCTCCTGGCGCGGTTCGAGCGGACCGGTGAGTTCGACATCGCCCGCATGACGGCGGTCCTGTCGAACATCCGCGAGCACTATCTCGACCGCACACCGGCCGGGATCTGGTTCGATCAGCTCGATGGCGAGCGCAGACCGGTGAGCGCCTTCACGCCGGCCAGCACCCTCTATCACGTCTTTCTAGCGTACGCGGAGTTCCTGCGCCTCGAGCCGTCACTCCGCAAAGCGGCGAGCGCCCTGCGTTGA
- a CDS encoding nucleotidyltransferase family protein, which produces MDDRLKAETGASEAVVLAGGLGTRLRASVPDLPKPLAPVAGRPFLEYLLVKLKSEGVRRVILSVGYRHEAIVDHFGSAWNGLDLVYAVEESPLGTGGALALALEKAQREHVLAMNGDTLVDADFRALCARRAAAGAPFAMLVREIEDSGRFGVCQVEDGRLTGFAPGLPGEPGWINAGVYCLASDFLSRMALKIPCSFEADILPAALDRHTLVVEPTRAPFIDIGVPESYAHAQNFIPEMARRYS; this is translated from the coding sequence TTGGACGATAGGCTGAAAGCCGAGACGGGCGCGTCCGAGGCAGTGGTCCTGGCCGGCGGGCTGGGCACGCGCCTGCGCGCGAGCGTGCCCGACCTTCCCAAGCCGCTCGCACCCGTCGCCGGGCGCCCCTTCCTGGAATACCTGCTGGTCAAGCTGAAGTCGGAGGGGGTGCGGCGCGTCATCCTCTCGGTGGGCTATCGTCACGAAGCGATCGTCGATCATTTCGGTTCGGCCTGGAACGGGCTCGACCTTGTCTACGCGGTCGAGGAGTCGCCGCTGGGGACCGGGGGCGCCCTCGCGCTGGCGCTCGAAAAAGCGCAGAGAGAACACGTGCTGGCGATGAACGGCGACACGCTCGTCGATGCCGATTTCCGCGCCCTGTGCGCGCGGCGTGCGGCGGCCGGCGCCCCTTTTGCGATGCTCGTGAGAGAGATAGAGGACTCCGGCCGGTTCGGCGTCTGCCAGGTCGAGGACGGCCGCCTGACCGGCTTCGCGCCGGGATTGCCGGGAGAGCCCGGCTGGATCAATGCCGGTGTCTATTGCCTGGCCAGTGACTTCCTCTCCAGGATGGCTCTGAAGATCCCGTGCAGTTTCGAAGCGGACATACTCCCGGCCGCGCTCGACCGGCACACGCTCGTAGTCGAGCCGACCCGCGCGCCCTTCATCGATATCGGGGTTCCGGAGTCTTACGCACATGCCCAGAATTTCATTCCCGAAATGGCGCGGAGATACTCATGA